The Gammaproteobacteria bacterium genome includes a region encoding these proteins:
- a CDS encoding ketoacyl-ACP synthase III, with translation MPNAQITGWGKCLPPAVLTNDDLAAIMDTSDEWIVERTGIHARRISHVNCSELALVAAQQALAAAGLDANDIGMIVFASASPDLLIPNTASRLQQRLGNKSAAAFDLNSGCTGFVYGLKIADDHLNNYPDKPVLLVGAERLTWYLDWTQRDSAVLFGDGAGAVVLQAGDNGAGVIRAHLGCEAEAGDALMIPDFGTVMDRFGDDPTHFTMCFDGREVFRHAVRGMAAACTTVLADAGMSADDIDLVIPHQANERIIDSLAHHLGIDDDRVFKNIAEYGNTSAATVPIAIVEALEQGHIKAGTTLLMPVFGAGLTWGSAILRWGERTEPLGTSAAELPPCEQTGPELIADAVAFFQARS, from the coding sequence ATGCCCAATGCACAGATAACCGGCTGGGGTAAGTGCCTGCCGCCGGCGGTCCTGACCAACGACGATCTCGCCGCCATCATGGATACCAGCGATGAGTGGATTGTCGAACGCACCGGTATCCATGCGCGGCGCATCAGTCACGTCAACTGCAGCGAACTGGCGCTGGTAGCTGCGCAACAGGCGCTGGCTGCCGCCGGCCTCGACGCCAATGACATCGGCATGATTGTTTTCGCCAGCGCCAGCCCGGACCTGCTTATACCCAATACCGCATCACGCCTGCAGCAGCGACTTGGCAACAAGTCCGCTGCCGCTTTTGATCTGAACTCGGGGTGCACGGGTTTCGTTTACGGCCTGAAAATTGCCGACGATCACCTGAACAACTACCCCGACAAGCCGGTACTGCTGGTCGGCGCCGAGCGGCTCACCTGGTACCTCGACTGGACCCAGCGTGATTCGGCCGTTCTGTTTGGTGATGGTGCCGGCGCCGTTGTGCTGCAGGCCGGAGATAACGGAGCCGGAGTGATACGCGCCCATCTCGGCTGCGAGGCCGAAGCCGGAGATGCGCTGATGATTCCTGATTTCGGCACCGTGATGGACCGCTTTGGCGATGACCCCACGCATTTCACCATGTGCTTTGACGGGCGCGAGGTATTCCGTCACGCGGTGCGCGGCATGGCGGCCGCCTGCACCACGGTTCTCGCCGATGCCGGCATGAGTGCCGATGACATTGACCTGGTCATTCCGCACCAGGCCAATGAACGCATCATCGATTCGCTGGCGCATCACCTGGGGATCGACGACGACCGCGTGTTCAAGAACATCGCCGAGTACGGCAACACGTCCGCGGCTACGGTTCCCATCGCTATCGTCGAGGCGCTGGAGCAGGGACATATCAAGGCGGGCACCACCCTGCTGATGCCGGTGTTCGGCGCCGGGCTGACCTGGGGTTCCGCCATCCTGCGCTGGGGCGAACGCACCGAACCACTCGGCACTTCCGCGGCCGAACTGCCGCCCTGTGAACAAACCGGCCCCGAACTGATTGCCGATGCCGTCGCCTTTTTCCAGGCACGCAGCTGA
- a CDS encoding DUF423 domain-containing protein, translated as MNWFAAGAILAALAVITGAFGAHGMESRVGPDLLDTFETGARYHMYHALALLAVGWQTARRPGRWTSAAGWLFVVGIVVFSGSLYALVMTGERWLGAITPIGGVCFIAGWIALAVGALHR; from the coding sequence ATGAACTGGTTTGCAGCAGGCGCGATCCTGGCCGCACTCGCGGTAATCACAGGGGCATTCGGCGCACACGGAATGGAATCCCGGGTCGGCCCGGACCTGCTCGACACTTTTGAAACCGGCGCGCGCTACCACATGTATCACGCGCTGGCTTTACTCGCTGTCGGCTGGCAGACGGCGCGCCGTCCCGGTCGCTGGACCAGTGCTGCCGGCTGGCTGTTCGTCGTCGGTATCGTCGTGTTCTCTGGAAGTCTTTATGCGTTGGTAATGACCGGCGAACGCTGGCTCGGCGCCATCACGCCGATTGGCGGCGTGTGTTTCATAGCGGGCTGGATTGCCCTTGCCGTTGGCGCGTTACACCGGTAA